The DNA region CTTTCATCCCTTTCCCTTCCTCTGCTGATACTTTTGTATGCGACCGATACTTCAACTCCTTCTCCTCTcacctccacctcccagtaacaacGACCAGTCAGACTCTCTCTGCTCAGGACCTGAGACCAACCAGTGAACCTGTCTGGATGATCAGGATGAGGTTGATCTTCTTCCAttaatgttacttttctgtttccttctgATAAACTGAGCATATTGAAAGCTGTGTTTGGATCCAGAGTGATTTCCTGTGAATACTTTAAGAATCCAGCTCTGGTCCTCGGCTCTGATGGTAGATCATCCACTCTCTCCACAATGTGACAGATGTTGGTCCAGTCCTCCATCAGGACTTCGTGGAGATGTTCTCTGAGCTCTGACACAGCTGCTGTCACCTCCTCAAAGCAGCTCCCAGGACCTCTGAGGATGATGGAGGAGTGTGTGGACACACTGAGCGCTGACATGGAGCTGTAGCTGAGGACAAACTGGATGTGATCCTCAGTGTGGGAGATCTGCTGCAGCTTAGCGTCTCTGTTCTTCAGCTCAATGATCTCCTGCTCCAGCTTCTCCTGAAGAGCTCGGACTGCACTCACTTCAGTCTGTTGCTTGGATCGGAcctccttctccagctcagaGCTTCTTCTTTGGAGGAGATGGATCAGCTCAGTGAACATCTGCTCACTGTGCTCCACTGTCTGATCAGCAGAGAGGTTGATGGTCTTCTCCTGCTCTTTAAGCAGCTCCacatctttctctctgtccTGGATGTTCTTGTGGATGTTAGCTCGACTCTCCTGCAGCTCTCTCTGTTTCTCAGTCTTTTCTGCTGCAGCTGAAACCGTGTCGTGGTCTTTATGTTCCTCCATGGAGCAGAAAATACAGATACACTGCTGATCAGTGCGGCAGAACATCTTCATCACC from Gouania willdenowi chromosome 20, fGouWil2.1, whole genome shotgun sequence includes:
- the LOC114453945 gene encoding E3 ubiquitin/ISG15 ligase TRIM25-like; the protein is MAQQAELQTETLSCSICLDLLKEPVTVPCGHSYCRTCISSFWDGEKEKNNYSCPQCRKKFTERPDLVKNIMLAELVEEKKKNRLQDDPDDQRFAAAEDVACDVCTERKLKASKSCLNCVASYCEKHLQQHNDVTLKRHKLVDPSKKIQEKICSRHDEVMKMFCRTDQQCICIFCSMEEHKDHDTVSAAAEKTEKQRELQESRANIHKNIQDREKDVELLKEQEKTINLSADQTVEHSEQMFTELIHLLQRRSSELEKEVRSKQQTEVSAVRALQEKLEQEIIELKNRDAKLQQISHTEDHIQFVLSYSSMSALSVSTHSSIILRGPGSCFEEVTAAVSELREHLHEVLMEDWTNICHIVERVDDLPSEPRTRAGFLKYSQEITLDPNTAFNMLSLSEGNRK